Genomic DNA from Chiloscyllium plagiosum isolate BGI_BamShark_2017 chromosome 9, ASM401019v2, whole genome shotgun sequence:
CAGCGGCTGGAGCTCCAGGCTGCGCCTCTGGATCAGCAACATGGCCTCGGGGGTCAGGCTGAGGGAGAAGCCCCCTTCTCCAGTGCTGTCCACCGGCCCGCTCCGGGGTGAGGTATCACTGCTCCCTCTACCCGAGTCCGCCGACCTGGAGGCGGGCCCGCTCTCACTCGAGCTGCCCGGAGCCCTGGGTCCCGCGGGTGGAGCCTGCGGTCGGAGGCCGCCCAGCCGCGAGGTGGAAAAGCGGGAGCGGCCCCGGCCCTTAGCCGGCGGCGCTGGGCCTGCCCTTGGCCCCCGCACCATCTCCTGCTGCCTCCCGGGGATACAGCAGCCTCCAGCTGGAGCCACTGCAGGGAAGGACACCGCGGCTCGGTGAGGCCTCGGACAGCTTTCCAGCTTCATTACCCCCGGCCGCTCTCAGGATCGAGTGACCCGAGAGCAAGCACGGGCCCCGCTTTATACCGGGGCGGGCTACCGTTCCCCGGGGCTGAGGCTGTCCCCTCCTCCCGCAGGCTCCCGTCCCTCCCGCGGGCTCCTCTCCCTCCCCCGGGGCTGAGGCTGTCCCCTCCTCCTCTCAATGGGGATAtgtttgggtaataaatgctgctatTCACATCAACATCCACGTCCCAAACATTATGAAGTATATAACTAATGTTGCCTCACTTGTAAAGTTacaataatttgatttgattgtcaTTGAACTATTTTTGAGATTTATCTCAACACATTAGATTATATCACGAACAACACCAGAGATTCAAATTTATCCAACTTGTTGTAAGTTGCTATAGCCTTACCAGGCAAGAAGgcctggtttaacctgagggtcagcacacctcaggtgagggggaagagagagagagaaagtcattAGTAGCAATTGCAgctggtgcaagaattgaacccacgctgttgcaTCACTCTGCAGACCAACAttcaggatcagtggtgctggaagagcacagaccAACATTCAGCCAACTGAGAGTGTGAAAGGAGCCTAGATAAGTTTCAGAATTCAAGTGTTCTGAGCTAATCTTAAAGAATCAACTTTTTCAATCTGAATAATGAAATATGAAATTAAGAACATacattctggaaaaaaaactcaggCCAGGCAACAGACTTAACATCTCACGTTAATGATGTTTCAATAGAACTTGGTATAATAGCTAatatcgagttttgagaagatttgtagcacaggttgaggttctggatatggGTTTGCTCGcttagctggaaggtttgttttcaaatgtgtttaggtttccttcaCCGACCTAAGGAAACATAAATAGGAGGCggaccatgccaccagtgcttcatctgaaggctcactgatgatgttacctaatatggtgatgaaatgtctgaaaacgaaccttccagctcagcgagcaaacctacatctagtaATAGCTAATTAATATAAAcaaagaactctggatgctggatatctgaaacaaacaaaaacagaaatttctggaga
This window encodes:
- the prr18 gene encoding proline-rich protein 18, producing the protein MKLESCPRPHRAAVSFPAVAPAGGCCIPGRQQEMVRGPRAGPAPPAKGRGRSRFSTSRLGGLRPQAPPAGPRAPGSSSESGPASRSADSGRGSSDTSPRSGPVDSTGEGGFSLSLTPEAMLLIQRRSLELQPLGAGRSRRQGPRWAAAADIRGLVKISLLNNQHKYDDVEYEEEEEEGGPGDPALHQRCLDWLHGVQEAATRPRTLS